The region TTTCTGGTGATTGGCGGCGGCTGGTATGACTGGAATGACGACAAGGACGCGTTCGACTTTCGCGCCGAGTATCGTTCCGACTACAAGCTGGCGGGGATCGTGAAACCCTGGATCGGGATCGAGGCAACCAGTGATCAGGCGGTCTACGGCGTTGGCGGCATTCTCGTCGATCTGTATTTCGGCCGCCGCTGGGTCTTCACCCCCAGCTTCGGTGCCGGCGCCTATGCCGACGGCAACGGCAAGGATCTCGGGCACACGATCGAGTTCCGCTCACAGCTCGAATTCGGGTACCGGTTCGATGACCGCTCGCGCATGTCGCTGGCGGTGAGCCACATCTCGAATGCGAGCCTGGGTGACAACAACCCCGGTACCGAGATCGCCACCATCTACTATCACATCCCCTTTTCGGACATCATCGACTAGCCGCAACGGGCGCTCGGACCATGGGTGAGATGGGCGGCGCGTTGATCACGGGGGCGGCGCGACGCATCGGGCGTTGCCTGGCTGAGGCGCTCGCCGCAGCGGGCTGGCATGTCGTCGTCCATCACAATCGGTCCGCAAACGACGCCGCAGAAACCGTGCGCGCGATCACTGCGGCCGGGGGCCGGGCGGTCGCCCTGGCGGCGGATTTGTCGGATCCCGCGGCGTGCCGCCGGTTGCTCGATGAGGCGCATGCGCTGACGGGCGGGCTCGGCTGCCTGATCAACAATGCATCCGTTTTCGTCGAGGACACGGCGCACGATGTCGATGCCGCGACATTCGACCGGGTCATGGCGGTCAATCTACGCGCGCCGGCGATCCTGTCGCAGGCATTTGCCGCCCGGCTGCCCGCCGGCGAAGCGGGTGTCATCGTCAATATCCTGGACCAGAAGCTGGCCAACCCGAACCCGGATTTCCTGTCCTATACCTTGTCGAAACACGGCCTGGCCGCGCTCACCGAGATGACGGCAATCTCTTATGGCCCGTCCGTCCGGGTGTGCGCCGTGGCCCCGGGACTGACCCTGCCGAGCGGCGATCAGCCCCAATCCCAGTTCGACACCGTCCATGGCCGCACCCCGCTGGCGCGTGGGTCGGCCCCGGAGGATATCGCGGGTGCGGTTCTGTACCTGCTGGGCGCGCGGGCGGTGACGGGGGAGACGATTTTGGTCGATGGCGGGCAGCATTTGGTGCCGAGTGCGCGTGACGTTATGTTCCTTGACCCAGACCCGACGAAGGACAGTTCTGAATGAACGTACCGGCAACCGATATGGCCGTGACCGACCCGGTCGAGCAGCGCCTGCTCGACCGCTGGCCCGAAGTGCGGAAGATATTCTTCCGTAACCTGATGCTCGACATTCACATGGGTGTGCACGAGCACGAGAAGGGCCGCACCCAGCCGGTCCGGATCAACATGGTGCTGTATCTGCGCGCCGACATCGTGCCGGAATTGGATTCGATCACCGAGGTGTTCAACTATGACCGGGTACGCACGGGCATCCTCGAGATCGTCGAGGGCCGGCACATCAATCTGCAGGAAACCCTGGTCGGTGAGATCACCGATGTTTGCCTCGGTTTCGATGAGGTTGTCGCCGCGCGCGTATCGACAGAGAAGACCGACATCTATCCCGACTGTGACGGGGTCGGATACGAACTGGTACGTGTGCGGGGCGACTAGGCCGGGCACACCCAAAGCCACTCGCGCCGCCGCGGCGCGCATGACAGGGAGACAGACATGAGCCTCGACTGGCCGACCGACAGAATCGACTACAACCCCATCAACGGCCGCGCGCCGCTGCCCCTGCCCGAGGGCCGCAAGGTCGTGGTATGGCCCTGCATCAATGTCGAAAACTGGGTGATTCAGAACCCGATGCCGCGCACGGTGGTCAACCCGCCGGGCGGGGTCGAGAAATCGGTGCCCGACATCCCCAACTGGGCCTGGCACGAATATGGCCAACGGGTCGGCTTCTGGCGTCTCAAGCGCATTTTCGACGAGTTCGGCGCCAAGTCCACGCTGGTGCTCAACGGCACCGTCTGCGACGAGTATCCGCAGATCGTCGATTCGGCGCTCGAGTCCGGCTGGGATCTGTGCGGCCATGGCTGGATTCAGCGCGCCCTGCCAGCGGTCGAAGACCAGGAGGACATGATCCACCGGGTGTTCAAGAAGTTGCGCGATTATTCGGGCCGCGACCCCAAGGGCTGGCTCGGGCCGGCCCTGGCCGAGACCCACGATACGGTGGACTGGTTGCACGAGGCGGGTTTCGAATATGTCGCCGACTGGGTGATGGACGATCAGCCTGTCGATCTGCGCACGAAGTCCGGCACCTTGGTCGGCCTGCCCTATACTCAGGAACTCAACGACCTGGCGATGCAGCTCATCCAGGGCCATCGCGCCCAGGAATATGGCGACCGGGCGATCCGCGAATTCGATCAGCTCATCGAGGATGCCACTGCCGAACCAGGCTCGACCCGGATCATGTGCTTCACACTGCATCCCTACATCATGGGTGTACCCCACCGGGCGCGGGAAATCCGACGCATTCTCGAGCATGTTTGCAACCGCGACGACACGTTCGTGTGGACGGGCGAGGAAATCCTCGACTGGTACAAAACGGTGCGGCCTGCCCAATAGGTCGGGCGGACCGGAATACGATTCAACCCGTCGGGGGTGGTTCGGGGTGATC is a window of Alphaproteobacteria bacterium DNA encoding:
- a CDS encoding acyloxyacyl hydrolase, which codes for MATAVVALALTAPAAMADDPDFLVIGGGWYDWNDDKDAFDFRAEYRSDYKLAGIVKPWIGIEATSDQAVYGVGGILVDLYFGRRWVFTPSFGAGAYADGNGKDLGHTIEFRSQLEFGYRFDDRSRMSLAVSHISNASLGDNNPGTEIATIYYHIPFSDIID
- a CDS encoding SDR family oxidoreductase, which translates into the protein MGEMGGALITGAARRIGRCLAEALAAAGWHVVVHHNRSANDAAETVRAITAAGGRAVALAADLSDPAACRRLLDEAHALTGGLGCLINNASVFVEDTAHDVDAATFDRVMAVNLRAPAILSQAFAARLPAGEAGVIVNILDQKLANPNPDFLSYTLSKHGLAALTEMTAISYGPSVRVCAVAPGLTLPSGDQPQSQFDTVHGRTPLARGSAPEDIAGAVLYLLGARAVTGETILVDGGQHLVPSARDVMFLDPDPTKDSSE
- a CDS encoding dihydroneopterin aldolase, producing MNVPATDMAVTDPVEQRLLDRWPEVRKIFFRNLMLDIHMGVHEHEKGRTQPVRINMVLYLRADIVPELDSITEVFNYDRVRTGILEIVEGRHINLQETLVGEITDVCLGFDEVVAARVSTEKTDIYPDCDGVGYELVRVRGD
- a CDS encoding polysaccharide deacetylase family protein, with translation MSLDWPTDRIDYNPINGRAPLPLPEGRKVVVWPCINVENWVIQNPMPRTVVNPPGGVEKSVPDIPNWAWHEYGQRVGFWRLKRIFDEFGAKSTLVLNGTVCDEYPQIVDSALESGWDLCGHGWIQRALPAVEDQEDMIHRVFKKLRDYSGRDPKGWLGPALAETHDTVDWLHEAGFEYVADWVMDDQPVDLRTKSGTLVGLPYTQELNDLAMQLIQGHRAQEYGDRAIREFDQLIEDATAEPGSTRIMCFTLHPYIMGVPHRAREIRRILEHVCNRDDTFVWTGEEILDWYKTVRPAQ